Proteins from one Azospirillum ramasamyi genomic window:
- a CDS encoding ATP-binding protein produces MSETHGLQTGRSVKAKPLIVQPIWDWLDHAVIVTDCNLAAPGPTIRYVNRAFTRLTGYRADEVIGRSPRLLQCPRTDRAVAAAIRRDLGECEIARGTLVNRRKDGTEYLCDLVITPLVGPTGETAHFICVASDLKEDQSQTAVTRLSGELEQAVTLIEDLERRQEEADELIARQKSELAALAERYRAMRVRLDDTQERLSLRESALDRSDREIHRSGSELDASMEELRAMDEELRVALEQMEEANEHLARSNEELRRLQAADADKLHLLASASHDLRQPVMSMGLFLDVLRSRLGEAERPILGGLMAAHVSIRTLLEGMLDTARLDAGALEPMVEPVRMSVMLDVIQGEFMLQAEMRGLRFRVIPSTATVYSDAQLLERILRNLVANALKYTTAGGILLGGRLCRDAGNRRHLRIEVWDTGPGIAEHNMQSIFEEFRQLDNCDRDQKRGVGLGLAIVSRLARQLSHEVGVRSWPGRGSVFSVTVPLEPMHRS; encoded by the coding sequence ATGTCGGAAACGCATGGTTTGCAAACCGGTCGCTCTGTGAAGGCCAAGCCTTTGATCGTCCAGCCGATCTGGGATTGGCTCGATCATGCGGTGATCGTGACCGACTGCAACCTCGCGGCACCCGGCCCCACCATCCGATATGTGAACCGCGCCTTCACCCGCCTTACAGGCTACCGCGCGGATGAGGTGATCGGCAGGTCTCCCCGCCTTTTGCAATGTCCCCGCACCGATCGGGCGGTGGCGGCGGCGATCAGGCGCGACCTGGGCGAATGCGAGATCGCCCGCGGCACGCTCGTCAACCGCCGCAAGGACGGCACCGAATATCTGTGCGATCTGGTCATAACCCCGCTGGTCGGACCGACTGGCGAAACCGCGCATTTCATCTGCGTCGCCAGTGATTTGAAGGAGGATCAATCCCAAACCGCCGTCACGCGTCTCTCGGGCGAACTGGAGCAGGCGGTAACCCTGATCGAGGATCTGGAAAGGCGCCAGGAAGAGGCGGACGAGCTTATCGCCCGGCAGAAAAGCGAACTGGCGGCGCTTGCCGAACGGTACAGGGCGATGCGTGTTCGGCTGGACGATACGCAGGAACGTCTGTCGTTGCGCGAAAGCGCGTTGGATCGCTCCGATAGGGAAATTCACCGGTCCGGCTCGGAATTGGATGCTTCCATGGAAGAGCTGCGTGCGATGGACGAGGAACTGCGCGTCGCGCTGGAGCAGATGGAAGAAGCCAATGAGCATCTTGCCCGCTCCAACGAAGAACTGCGCCGTCTTCAGGCCGCCGATGCCGACAAGCTTCATCTGCTCGCTTCCGCCAGTCACGACCTGCGCCAGCCGGTGATGTCGATGGGGCTGTTCCTTGACGTGCTGCGCAGCCGCCTCGGCGAAGCCGAGCGTCCTATTCTCGGCGGTCTTATGGCCGCCCATGTTTCGATCCGCACGCTGTTGGAAGGCATGCTGGACACCGCGAGGCTTGATGCCGGTGCGTTGGAACCTATGGTCGAACCGGTGCGGATGTCGGTCATGCTGGATGTCATCCAGGGCGAGTTCATGCTCCAGGCCGAAATGCGCGGGCTGCGCTTCCGCGTGATCCCTTCCACCGCCACCGTGTACAGCGACGCTCAGCTTCTGGAGCGCATCCTGCGGAATCTCGTCGCGAATGCGCTGAAATACACCACGGCCGGCGGTATTCTCCTGGGAGGCCGCCTGTGCCGCGATGCCGGGAACCGCAGGCATCTGCGCATCGAGGTGTGGGACACCGGCCCCGGCATCGCCGAACATAACATGCAGTCGATTTTCGAGGAGTTCCGGCAACTCGACAACTGTGATCGGGACCAGAAACGCGGCGTCGGGCTTGGGCTGGCCATCGTGTCGCGGTTGGCCCGGCAGTTGAGCCATGAGGTCGGCGTCCGGTCTTGGCCGGGGCGTGGATCCGTCTTTTCGGTGACGGTTCCGTTGGAGCCGATGCACCGCAGCTGA
- a CDS encoding IS630 family transposase (programmed frameshift): MGRSYSSDLRVRIYGEVEKGGSRRAAARRFDVSASTGVRLAQRMAATGSLDPARQGRPPGGGKLAPHAELLIGWVEKQGDITMPELAAKLKAERGVTVHPASLSRFLLARGFTVKKTVLASEAGRADVAEDRRSWRSHRQPRMREEPDRLVFLDETATTTKMTRLRGRAKRGQRFKATAPFGHWDTQTFIAALRCDGLTAPWIIKGAMNRTLFETYVETQLAPTLRPGDVVILDNLSSHKSEKAKAILKERGAWFLFLPPYSPDLNPIEMAFAKLKAHLRRIGARTIEELWRAVGSICDLYTPDECWNYLKHAGYASD, translated from the exons ATGGGGCGCAGCTATTCGTCGGACCTTCGGGTTCGGATTTACGGAGAGGTCGAGAAAGGCGGTTCGCGTCGGGCGGCGGCGCGCCGGTTCGATGTGAGCGCGAGCACGGGCGTGCGGCTTGCTCAGCGCATGGCGGCAACGGGCTCGCTGGACCCGGCCCGGCAGGGGCGCCCACCGGGCGGTGGCAAGCTGGCCCCGCATGCCGAACTTCTGATCGGCTGGGTGGAGAAGCAAGGCGACATCACCATGCCCGAACTGGCGGCCAAGCTGAAGGCCGAGCGCGGGGTCACGGTCCACCCCGCCTCGCTGTCGCGCTTCCTGCTCGCCCGCGGCTTCACTGTC AAAAAAACGGTGCTGGCGAGCGAGGCCGGTCGCGCTGACGTTGCTGAGGACCGCCGGAGTTGGCGCAGCCACCGTCAGCCCCGGATGCGCGAGGAGCCGGATCGGCTGGTGTTTCTCGACGAGACCGCAACCACCACGAAGATGACCCGACTGCGCGGACGGGCCAAGCGCGGCCAGCGGTTCAAGGCCACGGCGCCGTTTGGCCATTGGGACACCCAGACCTTCATCGCTGCCCTGCGCTGCGACGGGCTGACCGCCCCGTGGATCATCAAGGGCGCGATGAACCGGACGCTCTTCGAGACCTATGTCGAGACACAACTCGCCCCGACCCTGCGGCCGGGCGATGTCGTCATCCTCGACAACCTATCCAGCCATAAGAGTGAAAAGGCCAAGGCCATCCTCAAGGAACGTGGCGCTTGGTTCCTCTTCCTGCCGCCCTACAGTCCCGACCTCAACCCTATCGAAATGGCGTTCGCCAAGCTCAAAGCTCATCTCCGCCGCATCGGCGCCCGTACCATCGAGGAGTTGTGGAGGGCTGTCGGCTCTATCTGCGACCTCTACACACCAGACGAATGCTGGAACTACCTCAAACATGCAGGATATGCGTCAGATTAA
- a CDS encoding LuxR C-terminal-related transcriptional regulator encodes MDHHAQHVHGSVEQELASARRSPSDDPFKFLIVDDHALVRYGLSLALRQRYEGAVIVEAGSLAEAMRKARSESDLTAILYDLQMGDSDQHSGLADMLEAAGDVPVIVVSGATDGTVIASCIRAGARGFVHKGCEGVVLDQALPIVLDGGIFAPAPPAARDGRPVRIAMAASVPVRTDSDAVNSLTERQREVLRLLLEGQSNKEIARALGVLEGTIKVHLRTVMQRLGVRNRTQLALATVRAGIKLQS; translated from the coding sequence GTGGATCATCATGCGCAGCATGTCCATGGTTCCGTGGAGCAGGAACTGGCCTCCGCCCGCCGGAGTCCGTCCGACGATCCCTTCAAGTTCCTGATCGTCGACGACCATGCCCTGGTCCGTTACGGATTGTCACTGGCGCTGAGGCAGCGCTACGAGGGGGCCGTGATCGTGGAGGCGGGATCGCTTGCCGAGGCGATGCGCAAGGCCCGGTCGGAAAGTGATCTCACCGCCATTCTCTACGACCTGCAGATGGGCGACAGCGACCAGCACAGCGGCCTTGCCGATATGCTGGAGGCGGCGGGAGACGTGCCGGTGATCGTGGTGTCGGGAGCGACCGACGGCACGGTCATCGCCTCCTGCATCCGTGCCGGCGCCCGCGGTTTTGTCCATAAGGGCTGTGAGGGGGTGGTGCTGGATCAGGCGCTTCCCATCGTGCTGGACGGCGGCATCTTCGCCCCTGCGCCGCCCGCAGCGCGCGACGGCCGTCCGGTGCGCATCGCCATGGCCGCATCCGTGCCGGTGAGGACCGATAGCGATGCCGTCAACAGCCTGACCGAGCGCCAGCGCGAAGTGCTGCGGCTGCTGCTGGAAGGCCAGTCGAACAAGGAGATCGCCCGTGCCCTGGGCGTGCTGGAGGGGACGATCAAGGTGCATCTGCGCACGGTGATGCAGCGGCTGGGCGTGCGCAACCGCACCCAGCTGGCGCTTGCCACCGTTCGGGCGGGGATCAAGCTGCAGTCCTGA
- a CDS encoding aspartate/glutamate racemase family protein, whose product MSQKVIGLIGGMSWESSAEYYRIINERVRDRLGGLHSARCLMWSFDFAEIEALQHAGRWDDATALLIDAARRLERGGADFVVICTNTMHRMADEVQAAIGLPLLHIADPTAERIRAAGLGRVGLLGTAFTMEQDFYKGRLVQKHGLEVLVPDEDDRAAVHRVIYDELVQGRVVESSRQAYRGVIERLVGRGAEAVILGCTEIMLLVRPEDSPVPLYDTTAIHAEAAVELALSNI is encoded by the coding sequence GTGTCGCAGAAAGTCATCGGCCTCATCGGAGGGATGAGCTGGGAAAGCTCGGCCGAGTACTACCGCATCATCAACGAGCGGGTGCGCGACCGCCTGGGCGGGCTGCACTCGGCCCGCTGCCTGATGTGGTCCTTCGACTTCGCCGAGATCGAGGCGCTCCAGCATGCCGGCCGCTGGGACGACGCGACGGCCCTGTTGATCGACGCCGCCCGGCGCCTGGAGCGGGGAGGGGCCGACTTTGTCGTCATCTGCACCAACACCATGCATCGCATGGCCGATGAGGTGCAGGCGGCCATCGGCCTGCCGTTGCTGCACATCGCCGATCCGACGGCGGAGCGCATCCGCGCCGCCGGCCTGGGGCGAGTCGGTCTGCTGGGCACCGCCTTCACCATGGAACAGGACTTCTACAAGGGGCGGCTCGTGCAGAAGCATGGGCTGGAGGTCCTGGTTCCCGACGAAGACGACCGTGCCGCCGTTCACCGGGTGATCTACGACGAACTGGTGCAGGGCCGTGTCGTGGAATCCTCCAGGCAGGCGTACCGCGGCGTGATAGAGCGCCTTGTCGGGCGCGGGGCGGAGGCGGTGATCCTCGGCTGCACCGAGATCATGCTGCTGGTCCGCCCGGAAGACAGCCCGGTGCCGCTCTATGATACCACCGCGATCCATGCCGAGGCTGCGGTGGAGCTGGCGCTTTCCAACATCTGA
- a CDS encoding polyphosphate kinase 2 family protein, whose amino-acid sequence MAEKSGKVAKIRLAKLDQNTTRYDNAEDYDRRLGKLQKELLHIQQTYWHEKRRAIIVFEGWDAAGKGGAIRRMTEPLDPRGFHVWPISAPTPEEQSKHYLYRFWTKLPGAGSFAIFDRSWYGRVLVERVEKFANKDQWKRAYDEINEFERLLADDGARIVKLFLHITPDEQLERFRERMKNPYKRWKLTEEDLRNRAKWDDYVKATETMFDRTSTPHAPWHAVEANSKWHARIKVLEIVTAALKEGVNIAPPPIDINVAKMAAEVLGIHPDLVVANGENGANGKR is encoded by the coding sequence ATGGCCGAAAAGTCCGGCAAGGTCGCGAAAATCCGCCTCGCTAAACTGGATCAGAACACGACGCGGTACGACAACGCGGAGGATTACGACCGCCGACTCGGCAAGCTGCAGAAGGAGCTGCTGCACATCCAGCAGACCTACTGGCATGAGAAGCGCCGGGCGATCATCGTGTTCGAAGGTTGGGATGCCGCCGGCAAGGGCGGGGCGATTCGCCGCATGACCGAGCCGCTCGATCCCCGCGGCTTCCACGTCTGGCCGATCTCCGCCCCCACGCCGGAAGAGCAGAGCAAGCATTACCTTTACCGCTTCTGGACCAAGCTGCCGGGCGCCGGGAGCTTCGCCATCTTCGACCGTTCCTGGTACGGCCGCGTCCTGGTCGAGCGGGTGGAGAAATTCGCCAACAAGGACCAGTGGAAGCGCGCCTATGACGAGATCAACGAGTTCGAGCGGCTGCTGGCCGACGACGGCGCGCGCATCGTCAAGCTGTTCCTGCACATCACCCCGGATGAACAGCTGGAACGCTTCCGCGAGCGGATGAAGAACCCCTACAAGCGCTGGAAGCTGACGGAGGAGGATCTGCGCAACCGCGCCAAATGGGACGATTACGTCAAGGCGACGGAGACGATGTTCGACCGCACCTCCACCCCCCACGCGCCCTGGCATGCGGTGGAGGCGAACTCCAAATGGCATGCCCGCATCAAGGTGCTGGAGATCGTCACCGCCGCCCTGAAGGAGGGCGTCAACATCGCCCCGCCCCCCATCGACATCAACGTCGCCAAGATGGCCGCGGAGGTCCTGGGCATCCACCCCGACCTTGTCGTGGCGAACGGGGAGAATGGAGCGAACGGGAAACGATAG
- a CDS encoding alpha/beta hydrolase: protein MGAAVVQPQLNDKLLIAADGFELPMRSWLPAHGHVRAAVVALHGYNDYSNAFDGAGREFATAGIATYAYDQRGFGATRDRGVWAGTPTLVSDAGTAVEMVRKRHPGVPVYLMGESMGGAVVLTAMTGPNPPKVDGTILVAPAVWGRQAMGFFPRAALWVTYNLVPGMVLHPPRDLNIQASDNIEMLRALGRDPLVIKGSRVDALEGLTDLMGAALDACRKLQTPSLVLYGAHEEVLPPRPVERALKDFEAGGRHVVAVYPDGYHMLLRDLKGQLVVNDIIAWIGNPKMPLASGADRAPRALLAAR from the coding sequence ATGGGAGCGGCCGTCGTCCAGCCGCAGTTGAACGACAAGCTGCTGATCGCCGCGGACGGCTTCGAGCTGCCGATGCGCTCCTGGCTTCCGGCCCACGGCCATGTGAGGGCCGCCGTGGTGGCCCTGCACGGCTACAACGACTATTCCAATGCCTTCGACGGCGCCGGCCGCGAGTTCGCGACGGCCGGCATCGCCACCTACGCCTATGACCAGCGCGGCTTCGGCGCCACCCGCGACCGCGGCGTGTGGGCCGGCACGCCGACCCTGGTCAGCGACGCCGGCACGGCTGTGGAGATGGTGCGCAAGCGGCATCCCGGCGTGCCGGTCTATCTGATGGGCGAGAGCATGGGCGGAGCGGTGGTGCTGACCGCCATGACCGGCCCCAACCCGCCCAAGGTCGACGGCACCATCCTGGTGGCTCCCGCGGTCTGGGGACGGCAGGCCATGGGCTTCTTCCCGCGGGCCGCCCTGTGGGTCACCTACAATCTGGTGCCCGGCATGGTGCTGCACCCGCCGCGCGACCTGAACATTCAAGCGTCCGACAACATCGAGATGCTGCGGGCGCTGGGCCGCGACCCGCTGGTCATCAAGGGATCGCGCGTCGATGCGCTGGAGGGGCTGACCGACCTGATGGGCGCGGCGCTCGACGCCTGCCGGAAGCTGCAGACGCCGTCGCTGGTGCTCTACGGCGCGCATGAGGAGGTGCTGCCGCCGCGGCCGGTGGAACGGGCGCTGAAGGACTTCGAAGCCGGCGGCCGGCATGTCGTCGCGGTCTATCCCGACGGCTATCACATGCTGCTGCGCGACCTGAAGGGTCAGCTTGTCGTGAACGACATCATCGCCTGGATCGGGAACCCGAAGATGCCGCTTGCGAGCGGCGCCGACCGCGCGCCGCGGGCTCTGCTCGCCGCCAGGTAA
- a CDS encoding ABC transporter ATP-binding protein — MAAPTDTPTPVSLPANAVELRGLTKIYQPTGKAGPKHALKGIDLAIPRGSLFGLLGPNGAGKSTMINILAGLVNKTGGTASIWGHEVSEQPRRARASIGVVPQELNMDPFFTPREMLELQAGLYGVPKGERRTEELLEAVGLADKADAHARSLSGGMKRRLMVAKAMVHTPPVLILDEPTAGVDVELRRQLWDYVRTLNKSGTTVLLTTHYLQEAEELCDTIAIINHGQVVACEPTRTLLRRVDNKALCLTLDRDLSAAPPSLEGYTVELPEPRRMVVRYQPSRQRAGAILSALAESGVGIVDVTTEESDLEDIFLQLTGGAHSDTGVIHAA, encoded by the coding sequence ATGGCCGCGCCCACCGACACCCCCACGCCCGTCTCTCTCCCGGCCAACGCGGTCGAGCTGCGCGGCCTGACCAAGATCTACCAGCCGACCGGCAAGGCCGGGCCGAAGCACGCGCTGAAGGGCATCGACCTCGCCATTCCGCGCGGGTCGCTGTTCGGGCTTCTCGGCCCCAACGGCGCCGGCAAGTCGACGATGATCAACATCCTCGCCGGGCTGGTCAACAAGACCGGCGGCACCGCCAGCATCTGGGGCCACGAGGTGTCGGAGCAGCCTCGCCGCGCCCGCGCCTCCATCGGCGTGGTGCCGCAGGAACTGAACATGGATCCCTTCTTCACCCCGCGCGAGATGCTGGAGCTTCAGGCCGGCCTCTACGGCGTGCCGAAGGGGGAGCGCCGGACGGAGGAACTGCTGGAGGCCGTCGGACTGGCCGACAAGGCCGATGCCCACGCGCGCTCCCTGTCTGGAGGCATGAAGCGCCGGCTGATGGTGGCGAAGGCGATGGTGCACACCCCGCCGGTGCTGATCCTGGACGAGCCGACCGCCGGCGTCGATGTGGAGCTGCGCCGCCAGCTCTGGGACTATGTGCGCACGTTGAACAAGTCCGGCACCACCGTGCTGCTGACCACCCACTACCTCCAGGAGGCGGAGGAGCTGTGCGACACCATCGCCATCATCAACCATGGGCAGGTGGTGGCCTGCGAACCGACGCGGACCCTGCTGCGCCGGGTGGACAACAAGGCGCTGTGCCTGACGCTGGACCGTGACCTGTCGGCCGCCCCGCCTTCGCTGGAGGGCTATACGGTGGAGTTGCCGGAGCCGCGGCGCATGGTCGTCCGCTACCAGCCCAGCCGACAGCGCGCGGGCGCCATCCTGTCGGCATTGGCCGAATCCGGGGTCGGGATCGTCGATGTCACGACCGAGGAATCGGATCTGGAGGATATATTCCTCCAACTGACGGGTGGTGCGCACAGCGACACAGGGGTAATCCATGCGGCATAG
- a CDS encoding zinc-finger domain-containing protein, producing the protein MTAMQPTETILVETSTVGCDGGGGALGHPLVYLTLDGEGQVECPYCSRIFKLKEGAKVAHGH; encoded by the coding sequence ATGACTGCCATGCAGCCGACCGAGACGATCCTTGTTGAAACCTCGACCGTCGGGTGCGACGGCGGCGGCGGCGCGCTGGGCCATCCGCTGGTCTACCTGACGCTGGATGGCGAAGGGCAGGTGGAATGCCCCTACTGCTCGCGCATCTTCAAGCTGAAGGAAGGCGCCAAGGTCGCCCACGGTCATTAA
- a CDS encoding sensor domain-containing protein: MSHETEEQYRSIFENAVEGIYQTTVDGRYLRVNPALADIYGYASPDDLIANLTDIACQLYVDPGKREAFADLMARQDRVHSFEARVFRRDGSIIWISESARCVRDADGRIRYYEGTVQDITERKQHEEKIRLLATVFDSVADGILIVDPELTVQAINPAYEIMTGFQREELLRRPLVLFAPGSHERDFIDSIWTIARQSGRWQGEVTSFRHSGDAFAAALSVTSVRAPNGVLEHYVLTIADISQRKSQEHQIRYQASFDRLTDLPNRWLVCERLEEAIVRAQRTKSKVAVAFLDLNRFKQVNDTLGHHAGDELLKLVARRLRNCTRMTDTVGRLGGDEFLIVAPDAADRSAGARLVEKVLYSMDEPFAVHNQELFCGASIGIAFYPDDGETADQLLRNADLAMYHAKRNPEHKYVFYDGEMRERSGFALGLESDLRRATAGGEFELHFQPKIDLAGNRTIGAEALIRWRHPIRGMVSPAEFIPLAEETGLIWEIGAWTLIESCRRLADWIRRGLPIPSVSVNLSPRQFQDARLVGFVRSVVESAGIPPGRLELELTEGAMIGDIEKAVTILNGLKDIGVRLSIDDFGTGYSSLAYLKRFPIDTLKIDRSFVRDIVKSTTDPAIVGTIVNLAESLGFDTIAEGVETQDQADMLRQQRCTRIQGFLISRPLPVDQFEIFLGNSVVPA; encoded by the coding sequence ATGAGCCACGAGACTGAAGAACAGTACCGCAGCATTTTTGAAAATGCTGTCGAGGGCATTTACCAGACCACGGTCGACGGGCGATACCTTCGGGTCAATCCGGCGCTTGCCGACATCTATGGCTACGCGTCGCCGGACGACCTGATCGCCAACCTCACCGATATCGCCTGCCAACTCTACGTCGATCCCGGCAAGCGGGAGGCTTTCGCCGACCTGATGGCCCGCCAGGACCGCGTCCACAGTTTCGAGGCGCGCGTTTTCCGCCGCGACGGCTCCATCATCTGGATTTCGGAGAGCGCGCGTTGCGTGCGCGATGCCGACGGCCGCATCCGCTATTACGAAGGCACCGTTCAGGACATCACCGAACGCAAGCAGCACGAGGAGAAGATCCGGCTGCTCGCCACCGTGTTCGACAGCGTCGCCGACGGCATCCTGATCGTCGATCCGGAACTGACCGTCCAGGCGATCAACCCGGCCTACGAGATCATGACCGGCTTCCAGCGGGAGGAACTGCTGCGCCGGCCGCTGGTCCTCTTCGCCCCGGGTTCGCACGAGCGCGACTTCATCGACTCCATCTGGACCATCGCCCGCCAGTCCGGCCGCTGGCAGGGGGAGGTCACCAGCTTCCGCCATTCCGGCGACGCCTTTGCGGCGGCCCTGTCGGTGACGTCGGTCCGCGCGCCCAACGGCGTGCTGGAACACTACGTCCTCACCATCGCCGACATCAGCCAGCGCAAGTCGCAGGAACACCAGATCCGCTATCAGGCCAGCTTCGACCGGCTGACCGACCTGCCCAACCGCTGGCTGGTCTGCGAAAGGCTGGAGGAGGCGATCGTCCGCGCCCAGCGGACCAAGAGCAAGGTCGCGGTCGCCTTCCTCGACCTCAACCGCTTCAAGCAGGTCAACGACACGCTGGGCCACCATGCCGGCGACGAATTGCTGAAGCTGGTGGCGCGGCGCCTGCGCAACTGCACCCGCATGACCGACACCGTGGGCCGGCTGGGCGGGGACGAGTTCCTGATCGTCGCGCCCGACGCCGCCGACCGCTCCGCCGGGGCCCGGCTGGTGGAAAAGGTGCTCTATTCGATGGACGAACCCTTCGCCGTCCACAATCAGGAGCTTTTCTGCGGCGCGTCCATCGGCATCGCCTTCTATCCCGACGACGGCGAGACGGCGGACCAGCTTCTGCGCAACGCCGACCTCGCCATGTACCACGCGAAGCGCAACCCGGAGCACAAATACGTCTTCTACGACGGCGAGATGCGCGAGCGGTCGGGCTTCGCGCTGGGGCTGGAAAGCGACCTGCGCCGCGCCACCGCCGGCGGCGAGTTCGAACTGCATTTCCAGCCGAAGATCGACCTTGCCGGCAACCGCACCATCGGGGCGGAGGCGCTGATCCGCTGGCGCCACCCGATCCGCGGCATGGTCAGCCCGGCGGAATTCATCCCGCTGGCTGAGGAAACCGGTCTGATCTGGGAGATCGGCGCCTGGACGCTGATCGAATCCTGCCGCCGGCTTGCCGACTGGATAAGGCGCGGCCTGCCCATTCCGTCCGTTTCTGTCAACCTGTCGCCGCGCCAGTTCCAGGATGCCCGCCTCGTCGGTTTCGTCCGCAGTGTGGTCGAGTCGGCCGGCATCCCGCCCGGACGGCTGGAACTGGAACTGACCGAAGGCGCCATGATCGGCGACATCGAAAAGGCGGTGACCATCCTGAACGGCCTGAAGGACATCGGCGTCCGCCTGTCCATCGACGATTTCGGCACCGGCTATTCCTCTCTGGCCTATCTGAAGCGCTTCCCCATCGACACGTTGAAGATCGACCGCAGCTTCGTCCGCGACATCGTCAAGTCCACCACCGATCCTGCCATCGTCGGCACCATCGTGAACCTCGCCGAAAGCCTGGGCTTCGACACCATCGCCGAGGGGGTGGAGACGCAGGATCAGGCCGACATGCTGCGCCAGCAGCGCTGCACCCGCATCCAGGGCTTCCTGATCAGCCGCCCGCTGCCGGTCGACCAGTTCGAAATCTTTCTCGGCAACAGCGTGGTTCCGGCCTGA